One part of the Vibrio palustris genome encodes these proteins:
- the nth gene encoding endonuclease III: MNNIKRREILERLRENNPHPQTELNWQSPFELLIAVLLSAQATDVSVNKATAKLYPVANTPETILALGVDGVKEYIKTIGLFNSKAENVIKTCQRLVSLHGGEIPQDRAALEALPGVGRKTANVVLNTAFGWPTIAVDTHIYRVANRTKLAMGKTVDDVEQKLLKVVPKEFKVDVHHWLILHGRYTCVARKPRCGSCIIEDLCEYKDKIYPED; this comes from the coding sequence ATGAATAATATAAAACGCCGTGAAATTCTCGAAAGACTTCGAGAGAATAACCCACACCCGCAAACAGAGTTGAACTGGCAGTCCCCTTTCGAGTTATTAATCGCTGTGTTATTGTCAGCACAAGCGACTGATGTCAGCGTCAATAAAGCAACAGCCAAGTTGTACCCTGTCGCTAATACACCTGAAACCATTTTGGCATTAGGTGTCGATGGCGTTAAAGAGTATATAAAAACCATTGGCTTATTTAACTCAAAAGCAGAGAATGTCATTAAGACATGTCAACGCTTGGTGAGTCTACATGGTGGTGAAATCCCCCAAGATCGCGCAGCGCTTGAAGCACTACCAGGAGTCGGGCGTAAAACGGCAAATGTGGTATTAAATACCGCCTTTGGCTGGCCAACGATTGCCGTTGATACACATATCTACCGAGTTGCCAATCGCACCAAATTAGCGATGGGCAAAACGGTCGATGATGTAGAGCAAAAATTATTAAAAGTCGTTCCTAAAGAATTTAAAGTGGACGTCCATCATTGGTTAATCCTTCATGGACGCTACACCTGCGTAGCGAGAAAGCCACGCTGTGGAAGCTGTATTATCGAAGATCTTTGTGAATACAAAGACAAAATTTATCCGGAAGATTAG
- the folC gene encoding bifunctional tetrahydrofolate synthase/dihydrofolate synthase, which translates to MKQNPIPQATSPMSEWLDYLTHIHTSSIDLGLERVSKVATQANLTKPAPTVITVAGTNGKGSTCALMEAILLDAGYRVGVYSSPHLIQYNERVRINGQILPDAKHTDAFSFIEVQRGETTLSFFEFGTLAALRLFQTENVDVVLLEVGLGGRLDATNVVNHDISMITSLAVDHVDWLGDDINVIGFEKAGIFRSGKPAICGQPKAPATVAAHADDIAAEFHQVGIQFDYERCDDRTWRWWSGSFDLNDLPLPSLPLPNAATALMALGVSELDISDVNIANGLKNAQLPGRMQQISQQPTILLDVAHNPHSAQYLMKELQVRYPQKSFHIVIGMLHDKDIDATVAVLAPKVTAWYPASLSGDRAASASELCAAIRPHTEQALTEFVNPAEAFETALTQVSAQDVIVVVGSFHTVGEVLSHWQSRGA; encoded by the coding sequence ATGAAACAGAACCCGATCCCTCAAGCCACTTCACCTATGAGTGAGTGGCTTGATTATTTAACTCATATTCATACCTCCTCTATTGACCTCGGTCTGGAGCGAGTCTCAAAAGTTGCCACACAAGCGAACCTGACTAAGCCTGCTCCAACGGTGATCACTGTTGCTGGGACGAATGGTAAGGGGTCAACTTGTGCATTGATGGAAGCCATCTTATTAGATGCTGGCTATCGAGTTGGTGTTTACTCTTCCCCCCATTTAATTCAATACAACGAGCGTGTACGTATTAATGGTCAAATACTGCCTGATGCGAAGCATACTGACGCGTTTTCGTTTATAGAAGTGCAGCGTGGCGAGACCACTTTAAGTTTCTTCGAGTTTGGTACTCTAGCGGCATTACGTTTATTTCAAACGGAAAACGTTGATGTTGTTTTGTTGGAAGTTGGCTTAGGCGGTCGTTTGGATGCCACGAATGTGGTCAATCATGATATTTCTATGATCACGAGTTTAGCGGTCGACCATGTCGATTGGCTAGGAGATGATATTAATGTGATTGGCTTTGAAAAGGCAGGTATCTTTCGTTCCGGTAAGCCAGCCATTTGTGGGCAGCCTAAAGCGCCAGCGACGGTGGCAGCTCATGCGGATGATATCGCAGCAGAATTTCATCAAGTGGGTATTCAATTTGACTATGAACGATGTGATGACCGTACTTGGCGGTGGTGGAGTGGTAGCTTTGATTTAAATGATTTGCCGCTACCTTCTTTGCCATTACCGAACGCGGCAACGGCTTTAATGGCATTGGGTGTGTCTGAACTCGATATTTCCGATGTAAATATTGCTAATGGGCTAAAAAACGCTCAGTTGCCGGGTCGTATGCAGCAAATATCTCAGCAACCAACCATACTTTTAGATGTGGCTCATAATCCACATTCTGCACAATACTTAATGAAAGAGTTGCAGGTTCGTTATCCGCAAAAATCCTTTCATATAGTGATAGGCATGCTGCATGATAAAGATATTGATGCCACGGTTGCCGTGCTAGCTCCTAAAGTGACGGCTTGGTATCCGGCTTCCTTAAGTGGTGACAGAGCGGCGAGTGCGAGCGAGTTATGTGCTGCAATACGGCCACATACTGAGCAAGCGCTGACTGAGTTTGTGAATCCTGCTGAGGCATTTGAAACCGCCTTGACACAAGTGTCAGCACAGGATGTCATAGTAGTGGTAGGATCGTTTCACACCGTGGGTGAAGTCTTATCGCATTGGCAAAGTAGAGGAGCATAA
- a CDS encoding Na+/H+ antiporter family protein, whose amino-acid sequence MNPVIISVCIMLLLALIRVNVVVALTFSAIVGGLMSGMSITDTVAAFEGGLGGGATIALSYAMLGTFAVAISRSGITDLLAQSVIKRLHGKEHGAATTGLKYGVLVVFLLMAVSSQNIIPVHIAFIPILIPPLLGVLAKLKLDRRLVACVLTFGLITPYMVLPVGFGGIFLHNILLKNLRDNGLTDITASQVPMAMLLPGLGMVAGLLIAVFISYRKPRHYHETEFTQTEPKVVTINKRHILVAIIGIIAALSVQLLTGSMIIGALAGFMVFTFGGVIAWKETHDVFNQGVHMMAMIGFIMIAAAGFAAVMKDTGGVETLVQAVSTNIGDNKPLAALLMLVVGLLVTMGIGSSFSTIPIIATIYVPLALAFGFSPMATIALVGTAAALGDAGSPASDSTLGPTSGLNADGQHEHIWNTVVPTFLHYNIPLIIAGWIAAMVL is encoded by the coding sequence ATGAACCCAGTAATAATTTCTGTTTGTATCATGCTGCTATTAGCGCTGATACGTGTCAATGTCGTTGTCGCATTAACGTTCAGTGCGATAGTCGGCGGTTTGATGTCTGGTATGAGCATCACCGATACCGTCGCCGCTTTTGAAGGTGGACTTGGTGGAGGCGCTACAATTGCCCTAAGCTATGCCATGCTTGGGACCTTTGCAGTTGCTATCTCACGCTCTGGTATTACCGATTTACTTGCTCAATCTGTTATTAAAAGACTCCATGGTAAAGAACATGGCGCGGCGACAACCGGTCTTAAGTACGGTGTATTGGTCGTATTCTTGCTCATGGCAGTGTCTTCGCAAAACATTATTCCCGTTCATATTGCTTTCATCCCGATCCTTATTCCCCCTCTTTTAGGCGTGTTAGCTAAACTTAAACTGGATCGCCGCTTAGTGGCGTGTGTCTTAACCTTCGGTTTAATTACGCCTTATATGGTTCTACCCGTGGGATTTGGCGGCATTTTCCTACACAATATTTTGCTTAAAAACCTCCGCGATAATGGCTTAACAGACATTACCGCCTCACAAGTACCGATGGCGATGCTGCTCCCAGGTTTGGGGATGGTTGCTGGTTTACTGATTGCCGTATTTATCAGCTACCGTAAACCTCGCCATTACCATGAAACAGAGTTTACGCAAACCGAGCCTAAAGTTGTTACCATTAATAAACGCCATATCCTTGTCGCGATTATCGGTATTATTGCGGCACTGAGTGTGCAGTTATTAACAGGATCAATGATCATTGGTGCTTTAGCGGGCTTTATGGTCTTTACCTTTGGTGGTGTGATCGCTTGGAAAGAAACGCACGATGTATTTAACCAAGGCGTCCATATGATGGCAATGATTGGTTTTATTATGATTGCTGCCGCCGGCTTTGCTGCAGTAATGAAAGATACAGGTGGCGTTGAAACATTAGTTCAAGCGGTATCGACCAATATAGGCGATAATAAACCACTGGCTGCGTTATTAATGTTAGTGGTTGGCTTATTGGTTACTATGGGGATCGGATCGTCATTCTCTACTATCCCTATCATCGCCACTATTTATGTGCCATTGGCATTAGCTTTCGGTTTTTCTCCGATGGCCACCATCGCATTGGTAGGAACGGCTGCAGCATTAGGTGACGCAGGTTCACCAGCATCAGATTCAACCCTAGGTCCAACTTCTGGTCTTAATGCAGATGGTCAACATGAGCACATTTGGAATACGGTGGTACCAACCTTCTTACACTACAATATTCCATTGATCATCGCTGGCTGGATTGCTGCCATGGTTCTCTAG
- the rnt gene encoding ribonuclease T yields the protein MNEIDETLTLRKRFRGYFPVVIDVETAGFNSHTDALLEICAVTLRMDENGVLHRASTLHFHVEPFEGANLEPAALEFTGIRDPYSPLRGAVSEDYALKEIYKLVRKEQKNAGCSRAIMVAHNAAFDHGFVMAANERSKLKRVPFHPFATFDTATLSGLAFGQTVLAKACRVAGMEFDNNEAHSALYDTEQTAELFCRIVNKWKALGGWPIAPVDDAPSSDVNEQ from the coding sequence ATGAACGAAATTGATGAAACATTGACACTAAGAAAGCGCTTTCGTGGCTACTTTCCGGTTGTCATTGATGTAGAAACCGCCGGTTTTAACTCACACACTGATGCATTACTAGAAATTTGCGCAGTGACGTTACGCATGGATGAAAACGGTGTCCTTCATCGGGCTTCTACTCTTCATTTTCATGTTGAACCGTTTGAAGGTGCCAACCTAGAACCAGCGGCGCTGGAATTTACAGGAATTCGTGACCCATATAGCCCTTTACGTGGCGCTGTTAGCGAAGATTATGCGTTAAAAGAAATCTACAAACTGGTTCGTAAAGAACAAAAAAATGCAGGGTGTAGTCGCGCAATAATGGTGGCACATAATGCGGCATTTGATCATGGTTTTGTCATGGCAGCGAATGAACGTAGCAAACTAAAACGCGTGCCTTTCCATCCTTTTGCAACCTTCGATACCGCAACATTAAGTGGCTTAGCTTTTGGGCAAACTGTACTGGCCAAAGCTTGTCGAGTCGCTGGGATGGAGTTTGATAATAATGAAGCCCACTCAGCACTTTATGATACCGAGCAAACGGCTGAACTATTCTGCCGTATTGTGAATAAATGGAAAGCGTTAGGCGGCTGGCCCATCGCTCCGGTTGATGACGCTCCTTCTAGCGACGTCAATGAACAATAA
- the rsxD gene encoding electron transport complex subunit RsxD produces the protein MAFFIASSPHTHVKRSTADIMKWVAVCAIPGLIAQLYYFGWGTLIQLLFAIVVALSCEAIVMKCRKRPISTALRDNSALVTAWLLAISIPPLSPWWLLVIGLIFAIVISKQLYGGLGQNPFNPAMVGYVVLLISFPVQMTSWIPPSQFAPQAISLSDSISLIFTGFSIDGYSLQQLRTGLDGVSMATPLDTIKTSVRAGESLNEIMQKPQFGLLAGVGWQWVNLAYLAGGLALIRMRIINWHIPVAFIAGLLITSSVITLLIPGTTPSPLIHLFSGATMLGAFFIATDPVSASTTDKGRLVYGAFIGSLIVIIRSWGGYPDGVAFAVILANMCVPMIDYYTKPRTYGH, from the coding sequence GTGGCCTTTTTTATAGCAAGTTCACCGCATACCCATGTGAAGCGGAGCACTGCTGACATTATGAAATGGGTAGCGGTATGCGCCATTCCAGGCCTGATTGCCCAACTCTACTATTTTGGCTGGGGCACTTTAATACAGTTACTCTTTGCGATCGTAGTGGCATTAAGCTGCGAAGCTATTGTCATGAAATGCCGTAAACGCCCAATCAGCACAGCACTGCGTGATAACAGTGCACTGGTCACAGCTTGGCTACTCGCGATTTCCATCCCGCCATTATCTCCGTGGTGGCTATTGGTCATTGGCCTCATATTTGCCATTGTGATCAGTAAACAACTCTATGGCGGCTTAGGACAAAACCCGTTTAATCCCGCTATGGTGGGGTACGTCGTTTTGCTTATTTCGTTTCCCGTACAAATGACCAGTTGGATTCCACCATCGCAGTTTGCCCCGCAAGCGATTTCTTTGAGTGATTCGATCTCGTTAATTTTTACCGGGTTTAGTATCGATGGTTATTCACTGCAACAGCTTCGCACTGGCTTAGATGGAGTCAGTATGGCGACGCCATTAGATACGATTAAAACATCAGTGCGTGCCGGAGAATCATTAAATGAGATTATGCAAAAACCACAATTCGGTTTGCTTGCTGGCGTGGGGTGGCAATGGGTCAACCTTGCTTACTTGGCTGGCGGTTTAGCGCTAATACGTATGCGAATTATTAACTGGCATATCCCAGTGGCTTTCATTGCAGGATTATTGATCACCAGTTCGGTGATTACTTTGTTGATTCCAGGAACGACCCCTAGCCCATTAATACACTTATTCTCTGGTGCAACGATGTTAGGGGCATTCTTTATCGCAACGGATCCCGTATCCGCCTCAACCACAGATAAAGGGCGGCTCGTATATGGAGCATTCATCGGGAGTCTTATCGTCATTATACGTAGCTGGGGCGGTTATCCCGATGGGGTCGCCTTTGCGGTGATTCTAGCCAATATGTGCGTCCCTATGATTGATTACTACACCAAACCTAGAACTTATGGTCATTAA
- the gloA gene encoding lactoylglutathione lyase codes for MSNNRILHTMLRVGNLDTSIEFYTKIMGMKLLRQSENAEYKYTLAFVGYCEESEGAVIELTYNWGQESYDLGDGYGHIAIGVDDIYTTCDTIKAAGGSVTREPGPVKGGTTQIAFVQDPDGYKIELIQNSQASKGLEG; via the coding sequence ATGTCAAACAACCGTATTTTACATACGATGCTACGTGTCGGTAACCTTGATACCTCTATCGAGTTCTATACTAAGATCATGGGCATGAAACTGCTACGTCAAAGCGAAAACGCAGAATACAAATACACCTTGGCTTTTGTTGGCTACTGTGAAGAATCAGAAGGTGCCGTCATCGAGCTAACGTATAACTGGGGTCAAGAAAGCTACGATCTTGGCGATGGGTATGGTCATATCGCTATTGGTGTCGATGATATTTATACAACCTGTGACACAATAAAAGCAGCGGGTGGCAGTGTGACTCGCGAGCCAGGCCCAGTCAAAGGCGGCACGACTCAAATCGCATTTGTACAAGACCCAGATGGCTACAAAATCGAGTTGATTCAAAACTCACAAGCAAGCAAAGGTCTAGAAGGTTAA
- the rsxG gene encoding electron transport complex subunit RsxG, with protein MLNAIRKNGTILAIFACASTGVVALTNYLTQDKIQEQEQAQLLSILNQVVPKALHDNVLSNTCAMIRDPQLGTNQAMPAYFGTKNGDYSAIAIEAIAPDGYNGAIKIIVGINKQGVITGTRVLSQNETPGLGDKIDIRVSDWILGFTGKTVTKKNYDTWKVRKDGGQFDQFTGATITPRAVVKAVRNTALFVEKNHAKLFAQAHQCEVD; from the coding sequence ATGCTCAATGCTATTCGTAAAAATGGCACCATTTTGGCCATTTTCGCTTGTGCCTCTACTGGTGTGGTGGCACTGACAAATTATTTAACACAAGATAAAATTCAAGAGCAAGAACAAGCACAATTGCTCTCGATTTTAAATCAAGTCGTGCCTAAAGCACTACATGATAATGTGTTATCCAACACATGTGCCATGATTCGCGACCCGCAATTAGGCACAAATCAAGCGATGCCCGCTTACTTTGGTACTAAAAATGGTGATTATTCAGCGATAGCGATTGAAGCGATCGCTCCCGATGGATATAACGGAGCAATCAAAATCATTGTCGGTATCAATAAACAGGGTGTGATTACGGGCACTCGCGTGCTATCACAAAATGAAACGCCGGGTCTGGGCGATAAAATCGATATACGAGTCTCGGACTGGATTTTAGGTTTCACTGGTAAAACAGTGACCAAGAAAAATTACGATACGTGGAAAGTCCGTAAAGATGGCGGACAATTCGATCAATTTACAGGGGCAACGATTACGCCACGCGCCGTCGTAAAAGCGGTACGTAATACAGCACTGTTTGTCGAAAAAAACCACGCTAAACTGTTCGCCCAAGCTCACCAATGTGAGGTAGATTAA
- a CDS encoding CvpA family protein, translated as MNWLDIVILSVIGLSALISLVRGFAREAVSLVIWFGAFFIASQYYAKLAVYFTNIQDPVFRNGAAIAVLFVATLIVGAIVNYVIAQLVEKTGLSGTDRVLGVVFGALRGVLIVSAVLFFLDAFTALPATIWWKDSQLVPQFSHIISPFFEHLQATSSFLSGAK; from the coding sequence ATGAATTGGTTAGATATCGTCATTTTAAGTGTGATCGGCCTGTCTGCGTTGATCAGCCTAGTACGAGGCTTTGCGAGAGAAGCTGTGTCATTGGTTATTTGGTTTGGGGCATTTTTTATTGCTTCGCAATATTACGCCAAGTTAGCGGTGTATTTTACCAATATTCAAGACCCAGTTTTCCGTAATGGAGCTGCAATCGCCGTATTGTTTGTCGCGACATTGATTGTTGGAGCCATCGTTAACTATGTCATTGCGCAGCTAGTGGAAAAAACAGGACTGTCTGGGACAGATCGAGTTCTGGGTGTGGTATTTGGTGCACTAAGAGGCGTATTAATTGTTTCTGCTGTATTGTTTTTCTTGGATGCGTTTACCGCATTACCAGCAACAATTTGGTGGAAAGACTCACAATTAGTGCCTCAGTTTAGCCATATTATTTCACCATTTTTTGAGCACTTACAGGCAACATCAAGTTTCCTATCTGGCGCGAAATAG
- the motY gene encoding flagellar protein MotY → MKKRVMFGLGAFVMMMSCHALAFEQRYVAKPEESTWTMAENTPLECRLVHPIPHYGTAVFSSRASKKINLDFELKMLRPMGKTEPVSLTSMPPAWRPGQAAMRMSQLKFYQQFDGYVGGQTAWSMLSELEHGNYPTFHFQDWHNSGQTVSVALSSVLFQDKYTAFSHCISSLLPYSFEDISFTILHYDQGNSIELNKASQKRLKQIADYIRYNQDIDLVLVATYTGSSMTSDVSQDLSDKRAVSLRKYFESLGLPQDRIQVQGYGKRRPVADNSSPIGKAKNRRVVISLGRSDKYY, encoded by the coding sequence ATGAAAAAAAGGGTGATGTTTGGGCTAGGCGCATTCGTTATGATGATGTCATGTCATGCCCTTGCATTTGAGCAGCGTTATGTGGCCAAACCAGAAGAGTCGACATGGACAATGGCAGAAAATACGCCACTAGAATGCCGTCTGGTACATCCGATACCTCATTATGGCACTGCGGTGTTTTCTTCGCGTGCCAGCAAGAAAATTAACTTAGATTTTGAACTCAAAATGCTGCGTCCGATGGGGAAGACGGAACCTGTCAGTTTGACTTCTATGCCGCCGGCCTGGCGTCCAGGACAAGCGGCGATGAGAATGAGCCAATTAAAGTTTTATCAGCAGTTTGATGGTTATGTAGGTGGGCAAACCGCTTGGTCGATGCTCAGTGAGTTAGAGCATGGCAATTATCCAACGTTTCATTTCCAAGATTGGCATAACTCAGGACAGACGGTTTCTGTGGCCCTATCTTCCGTACTATTTCAAGATAAATATACGGCGTTTAGCCATTGTATTTCGAGTCTATTGCCTTATAGTTTTGAAGATATTTCGTTTACGATTTTACATTATGATCAAGGGAATAGTATTGAACTGAATAAAGCTTCGCAGAAGAGGCTAAAACAAATTGCGGACTATATTCGTTATAATCAAGATATTGATTTAGTCTTGGTGGCCACGTACACCGGTTCATCCATGACAAGCGATGTCAGTCAAGATTTGTCAGACAAACGCGCAGTGTCATTACGTAAATATTTTGAATCGTTAGGGTTACCGCAAGATAGAATCCAAGTACAAGGATATGGGAAACGTCGACCTGTGGCGGATAATTCTTCCCCTATTGGTAAAGCCAAAAATAGGCGAGTGGTCATTTCTTTGGGGCGTTCGGATAAGTATTATTAG
- the purF gene encoding amidophosphoribosyltransferase yields the protein MCGIVGIVGTTPVNQSIYDALTVLQHRGQDAAGICTIESNRFRLRKANGLVKDVFEARHMQRLQGTVGIGHVRYPTAGSSSASEAQPFYVNSPFGITLAHNGNLTNAKEVRERVFAKDRRHVNTTSDSEVLLNVLAHEMDTVRGMINEDDVFRAISNVHRTIKGAYAVVAMIIGHGMIAFRDPNGIRPLCLGKRELDGRTEYMVASESVALDAVGFDFVRDVAPGEAIYATFEGQLFTKQCADFPVLNPCIFEFVYFARPDSFIDKVSVYSARVEMGKKLGERIKQDFSELDIDVVIPIPETSCDIALQIAQAIDKPYRQGFVKNRYVGRTFIMPGQQQRKKSVRRKLNAIRSEFKDKNVLLVDDSIVRGTTSEQIIEMARDSGAKKVYMVSAAPEIRFPNVYGIDMPSANELIAHGRDNDAICQQIGADALIFQTLDDLVAAVGEGNPDIQRFETSVFNGEYVTGDVDQNYLEFLESMRNDDAKLESNIQQELVNLEMHNEG from the coding sequence ATGTGTGGTATTGTTGGAATCGTGGGCACAACCCCTGTAAACCAGTCTATTTATGACGCCTTAACGGTATTGCAGCATCGTGGCCAGGATGCCGCGGGTATTTGTACCATAGAAAGCAATCGTTTTCGTCTGCGTAAGGCGAATGGATTGGTCAAGGATGTATTTGAAGCAAGACACATGCAGCGCTTGCAAGGGACTGTGGGTATAGGACACGTCCGTTATCCAACGGCTGGAAGCTCAAGTGCTTCTGAAGCTCAACCTTTCTATGTTAACTCACCTTTTGGTATAACTCTCGCGCATAATGGTAACTTAACCAATGCGAAAGAAGTCCGTGAACGAGTGTTCGCTAAAGATCGTCGTCATGTGAATACCACCTCTGATTCAGAAGTGTTGTTGAACGTCCTTGCTCATGAGATGGATACGGTCCGTGGCATGATTAACGAAGATGATGTGTTTCGTGCTATCAGTAATGTTCATCGTACTATTAAAGGTGCGTACGCCGTTGTGGCTATGATTATTGGACACGGCATGATTGCTTTTCGTGATCCCAATGGCATTCGTCCATTGTGTTTAGGTAAACGTGAGCTTGATGGTCGTACTGAATACATGGTGGCGTCTGAATCGGTTGCACTTGATGCTGTTGGCTTTGATTTCGTACGCGATGTTGCCCCTGGCGAAGCGATTTATGCGACATTTGAAGGGCAGTTGTTTACTAAGCAATGTGCTGATTTCCCAGTATTAAACCCATGTATTTTTGAGTTTGTTTATTTTGCTCGTCCAGATTCTTTTATTGATAAAGTTTCGGTATACAGTGCTCGTGTAGAAATGGGTAAAAAATTGGGTGAACGGATTAAACAAGACTTTTCTGAACTTGATATTGATGTGGTTATTCCGATCCCAGAAACATCGTGCGATATCGCACTACAGATTGCTCAAGCCATTGATAAGCCATATCGCCAAGGTTTTGTTAAAAACCGTTATGTTGGTCGCACCTTCATCATGCCGGGTCAACAGCAACGTAAGAAATCAGTACGTCGTAAACTTAACGCCATTCGCAGTGAGTTTAAAGATAAGAACGTATTACTGGTTGATGATTCGATTGTGCGCGGAACTACTTCAGAACAAATCATTGAAATGGCGCGTGATTCAGGTGCAAAGAAAGTATACATGGTCTCTGCTGCTCCTGAGATTCGTTTCCCTAACGTCTATGGTATCGATATGCCTAGCGCTAATGAGCTCATTGCACACGGCCGTGATAATGATGCCATTTGTCAGCAAATCGGCGCAGATGCGTTGATTTTTCAAACATTGGATGATTTAGTCGCCGCTGTTGGTGAAGGTAATCCTGATATTCAACGCTTTGAAACATCTGTGTTTAACGGTGAATACGTCACTGGCGACGTTGACCAAAACTATCTAGAGTTTCTTGAGTCAATGCGTAACGATGACGCTAAGCTTGAGAGCAATATTCAGCAAGAATTAGTCAATTTAGAAATGCATAACGAGGGGTAA
- a CDS encoding SPOR domain-containing protein yields the protein MASKFQCRLVGTIVLVAIGVIVLPDILDGKKSHYDDDVASIPIKPQVDDHSESFDVIEPEKDHTTLPDSPVKEVKSDRATADTKSDPSDKVATKIESTPEKNDYHDSAWLIQLMALKNTSNAKKVVADLQKRGYQAHTKQENGFTRVIIGPDVSKSKLERQIGELKEITGAKGRLLKFKPLNP from the coding sequence ATGGCCAGTAAATTTCAATGCCGTTTAGTAGGAACAATTGTATTAGTCGCCATTGGGGTTATCGTGTTGCCAGATATTCTCGATGGGAAAAAGAGCCATTACGACGATGATGTCGCCAGTATTCCGATTAAACCTCAAGTCGATGATCATAGTGAATCATTTGATGTGATTGAGCCAGAAAAGGATCACACCACATTACCTGATTCTCCTGTCAAAGAGGTCAAAAGTGATCGTGCTACTGCCGACACTAAGTCAGATCCGTCTGATAAAGTGGCGACAAAGATCGAGTCAACGCCGGAAAAAAATGACTATCACGACAGTGCATGGCTCATTCAGCTGATGGCTTTAAAAAATACCAGTAATGCGAAAAAAGTAGTCGCTGATTTACAAAAACGCGGTTACCAAGCGCATACCAAGCAAGAGAATGGTTTTACGCGAGTAATTATTGGGCCTGATGTTTCTAAGAGTAAATTAGAGCGTCAAATCGGTGAATTAAAAGAAATCACTGGTGCAAAAGGTCGATTGCTTAAATTTAAACCACTAAATCCATAA
- a CDS encoding electron transport complex subunit E yields MDMNKKLLKDGMWDNNPALVQLLGLCPLLAVSSTVTNALGLGIATLLVLVGSNVIVSLVRDHVPKEVRIPVFVMIIASLVTCVQLLMNAYAYGLYLSLGIFIPLIVTNCIIIGRAEAFASKNDVIPSALDGLWMGLGMTAVLVVLGTLREILGNGTLFDGADLLLGDWATSLRIELFHFDNKFLLALLPPGAFFGVGLLIALKNVIDKRIADRQPQQAKPEIERARVTNAG; encoded by the coding sequence ATGGACATGAACAAAAAACTCTTAAAAGATGGTATGTGGGATAATAACCCTGCGCTCGTACAGTTATTGGGCTTATGCCCGCTACTTGCGGTTTCCTCTACGGTGACCAATGCGTTAGGGTTAGGCATTGCGACATTGCTCGTATTAGTCGGTTCCAATGTCATCGTCTCTTTAGTGCGTGATCATGTCCCAAAAGAAGTGCGTATTCCCGTATTTGTCATGATCATCGCGTCATTGGTAACGTGTGTACAATTACTCATGAATGCCTATGCCTACGGCCTCTATTTATCCTTAGGTATTTTTATCCCGCTCATCGTGACGAACTGCATTATCATTGGACGCGCTGAAGCCTTTGCATCCAAAAATGATGTAATACCATCTGCATTAGATGGTTTATGGATGGGGTTAGGTATGACAGCAGTACTCGTAGTATTAGGGACTTTGCGTGAAATTTTAGGTAATGGCACCCTGTTTGATGGCGCCGATTTACTCCTCGGTGATTGGGCAACATCACTGCGTATTGAACTGTTTCATTTTGATAATAAGTTTTTGCTGGCGTTACTACCACCTGGCGCGTTTTTCGGCGTTGGCTTATTAATCGCTCTTAAAAATGTGATTGATAAACGTATTGCTGATCGCCAGCCACAGCAAGCGAAACCAGAGATTGAACGGGCTCGTGTGACTAACGCTGGATAG